A portion of the Rhizoctonia solani chromosome 6, complete sequence genome contains these proteins:
- a CDS encoding kinesin light chain: MSEESPRRTLWKGHEVETWLEETRALIKRRILAWENRHSDVPSIPRPRVYSDSGVNRVRPRLKTSRSDPPLPTSPSDKSSTQTKIRRLVPAMGHYLQISEPKQIRIRHPNLRNRARHTATESLENLEDITPVESTKSIDGPASSVAAEEENTVPSLIFTDYPEGPDPSLSSPEDPISILTPKDSVASPVVEIYRDPMGPASPGLFDSTRVRTLSETHGTAAVDAKTPVSPEQRPLSCPPVFFAAPLALEEALMKGMDVSSDPEHPESIAKMEEEAVSYLELEQFERATNILLEVLKLRCRIQGESHLFTIQTMSNLGIGYEGQGKLDQAIEVLLVTLKQLKHSHSATNLRFQRSIKERLEELTKRHEEAKRMMNRAIATRVRFDEDLPLHIDVNTTPEAIMAHLTNRRCPNLTELLDTLECSKVPVNRGGFGDIWQGKLTDGRSIAMKRIYQGERKLNKRLAQELYAWSKANHQNVLELLGLAYYKDYLVMVSPWMRYGSVHEYLEKHPESNRLHLRTVSSTCIGSEWQAIILSPARRRYLPYGTPQVHGDLKASEKQNIFVSDEGVLKVGDFGLAVMLGERSVAFQPSTTVGPLGTIRWMAPELFDESGRYNISMKSDIYSLGMTIYVGNIPLLIKISRLRDYWNRKSYLAVYRSGNSTPQ; this comes from the exons AAAGGACATGAAGTAGAAACCTGGCTTGAAGAGACGAGGGCTCTGATCAAGCGCAGAATCTTAGCATGGGAGAACCGACATTCGGACGTCCCATCCATCCCTCGTCCTCGAGTGTATTCTGATTCGGGCGTTAATCGAGTTCGGCCTCGTCTCAAAACTTC TCGTTCAGATCCTCCCTTGCCAACCTCTCCCAGTGACAAGTCCTCA ACCCAAACCAAGATCCGGCGCCTAGTGCCCGCCATGGGACATTATCTACAAATATCCGAGCCCAAACAAATACGGATTCGCCATCCCAATCTTCGCAACCGGGCCCGCCATACCG CAACCGAATCCTTGGAAAACCTCGAAGATATAACTCCGGTGGAGTCCACCAAATCTATTGATGGGCCGGCCTCGAGCGTTGCAGCAGAGGAGGAAAATACAGTACCCTCCCTAATTTTCACAGATTATCCCGAAGGACCCGACCCAAGCCTATCCAGCCCTGAAGATCCGATTAGTATTCTAACTCCCAAGGACTCGGTCGCCTCTCCAGTAGTAGAAATATATCGAGACCCGATGGGGCCTGCAAGTCCGGGTTTATTCGATAGCACAAGAGTTAGGACATTGAGCGAAACGCATGGAACTGCGGCTGTCGATGCTAAGACCCCGGTTTCACCGGAACAGAGACCATTATCATGCCCACCGGTC TTTTTCGCCGCCCCACTTGCACTCGAGGAGGCACTTATGAAAGGCATGGATGTCTCATCGGATCCCGAACACCCCGAGTCAATCGCCAAaatggaggaagaagctgtaTCTTATCTGGAGTTGGAGCAATTTGAAAGGGCCACTAATATCCTTCTTGAAGTTCTGAAGCTACGGTGCCGCATACAAGGAGAAAGTCACCTCTTCACGATTCAAACCATGTCCAACCTTGGCATAGGATACGAAGGCCAAGGGAAACTTGACCAGGCGATTGAGGTTCTTCTTGTGACATTGAAGCAATTAAAGCATAGTCATTCCGCTACGAATCTGAGGTTTCAAAGGTCCATAAAAGAGCGCCTGGAAGAACTGACAAAAAGACATGAAGAGGCGAAACGGATGATGAATCGTGCG ATTGCTACTAGAGTGCGCTTCGACGAGGACTTGCCCCTTCATATCGATGTAAACACG ACTCCAGAAGCAATTATGGCCCACCTCACGAATCGGCGGTGTCCTAATCTAACCGAGCTTCTTGATACACTAGAGTGTAGCAAGGTTCCGGTCAATCGTGGAGGATTCGGTGACATTTGGCAAGGAAAGCTTACCGATGGCCGCTCAATTGCTATGAAACGTATATATCAAGGAGAAAGGAAACTAAACAAA CGGTTGGCTCAAGAATTATATGCCTGGTCCAAAGCGAATCATCAGAACGTTTTGGAGTTACTGGGCCTAGCTTACTACAAGGACTACTTGGTAATGGTTTCTCCATGGATGCGGTACGGGAGCGTGCACGAGTATTTAGAAAAGCACCCAGAGTCAAACCGCTTACATCTG CGGACGGTATCGAGCACTTGCATCGGATCggaatggcaagctatcatTTTAAGTCCAGCTAGACGCAGATACTTACCTTATGGTACTCCTCAGGTACATGGCGATCTGAAAGCG AGCGAGAAGCAAAATATTTTTGTCTCAGATGAAGGGGTTCTGAAAGTTGGCGACTTCGGACTTGCAGTGATGCTGGGCGAACGAAGTGTGGCGTTCCAACCATCTACCACCGTTGGTCCTCTAGGTACAATTAGATGGATG GCCCCCGAGCTTTTTGATGAGTCAGGAAGGTACAATATAAGCATGAAGAGTGATATCTACTCTCTGGGAATG ACAATCTATGTGGGAAACATTCCACTTCTTATTAAAATCTCTAGACTGAGAGATTATTGGAATAGGAAATCGTATCTTGCCGTCTACCGTTCTGGGAATTCGACACCCCAATGA